Within Bifidobacterium dentium JCM 1195 = DSM 20436, the genomic segment GCTGGCCACCGGCGGGCTCGGCCGTTCCCTACGAGGATAGACGGCCAAGGTCTTGGCCCAGTCTCCGTGCTCGGCGATTTCCACGAGCGCGTCACGGAACCGCCGTTCCCATGGGGCCGCGTCGAACGTGGCGATGAAGCTGTAGGTGCCATCATGTCCTTTGATCGGACGCGAGATGAAGCTGGTCATATTGAGTCCTGCATCGCGGAACACATCCAGCAGATCGGCGAGTACACCCGGGCCGGTAACCAGCGGGATGAGCGTCAATACCGATTCATAGTCCACATCGTCCTGGGTTTTCGGCTGTTCCAGCAGATCGGCGACTTCCTCACGTCGGGCCAGCACAAGAAACTCGGTGCGTGCGCCCTGATAGTCCTGTACCGCACTGCCGACGCGTTTGATGTCATACAGATCGCCACAGATGCTCGGTCCGAATGCGACCTCACCCGGCTTGAGGTCGCGACAGGCGGCTGCGTTGGATGATGCCGTCACCGCGTCAAGATGATGCTCGGCGATGAATTTTCTGCATTGCGCAAGGCCATGCGAGTGGGCCGTGGCGACGTAGGCATCCTCCAGTCCGGTGTCGGGCAGCGTATAGGCGTCAAACTCGACGTTGACGCCGACACGGGCGAAGCCGACCAGGTCCTGCGCGTCGATCAGGGCGTCAAGGTTCGGCACGACATACCCCTCGACGTTGTTCTCCCATGCGATGACGCCCCAGCCTTCGCCGTTCTGCGCGGCCTGCATGATCTGCGGCACATCATCGCAGGCAATGAGATCGAATCCTTCGGGCACGACCGGCCGCAACAATCCGGCCGCACTGACCGCCGCCTGATGCGTGAATGTGCCTTGGGGCCCGAGATAGAACAACTTCCGTGCATTCATATCTTCCCGTTCCTCCTTCATGCTTCCTTGCACCTTACCGTAGTGGTGGCCCGTAGCGCAGCCCCTATTCCATCGGCTGGGCGTCCGTATCGGTCCGAGGCTGCACGACGAACCAGCGCTTTGGCAGGAGCAACATGATGCATGGGATCAGCACGATGCCATACAGCCAGAAGTAGCCGGCATGGTCGCTGAAGAACGGCATATTCGCGTCACTGCCGAAACCGACCGGAATCAAAGCGTCGCCGCCCGGACCGTATCCCGCCATGACCGTCCATACCACCAGTGACGAGCTGATGAGATGCAGGGCAAGCCCGACGACGCCGTCGCGTGAGCGGGCGCACCAAGTGGAAAGGATTACGATGAGGAAGGCCAGTGCCAGGCCGTATGGGATGTTCATCGATGCTCCCATACGATGTGCCATCGTGCCGACGGCACCGATTGCCGCGCCGGAAAGCACGTCGATGAGAAGCCTCACCGGCATCGGTTGCCGATACGACCATGGCAGCAGCCTGCGATCGTTGTCTTGAGTCATGCTCACCACTATTCTCCTCGTTCCTTATGATTTCATCACACCGTGTGCCGCCCGCTCGCCGGAAAAGGAAAAAGGAGAGATGCACGCACATGCGCATCTCTCCTCTGCTCGATCAGCGACTACTTGCCCTGCTGATTGTTCTGACGACGCTGCTTGGCGCGCCACTTGTACCAGTCCTCACGGCTGAGGATGATCTTGCGGATTCGGATGGACTCCGGGGTGACTTCCACGCACTCATCCTCGTTGGCGAAGTCCAGGGACTCCTCAAGGCTCATCTTGATCGGCGGGGTCAGGGTCTCCAGCACGTCGGCGGTAGCGGAACGCATGTTGGTCATGTGCTTGGCCAGCGTGATGTTCACATCCAGCTCATCCGGCTTATTGTTCACGCCGACGACCTGGCCCTCGTACACCGGGGACTGCGGCTCGACGAAGAAGTTGCCGCGAGCCTGCAGGCGCTGCATGGCGTATGGGGTGGCGACGCCCTTACGGTCACAGACCATGGAACCGTTCTGACGGGTTACGATCTGGCCGGCCCACGGGGCGTAGCCTGCGGAGATGGAGGCTGCGATGCCGGTGCCGCGCGTGGCGGACAGCAGTGCGGTACGGAAACCGATCAGGCCACGGGAGGGAACGGTGAACTGCAAACGCACCCAGCCGGTGCCGTGGTTGGTCATGTTGTCCATACGGCCCTTGCGATCGGCCATGAGCTGGGTGACGGTGCCCATGTACTCTTCCGGTACGTCGATGGTGGTGTTTTCCATCGGCTCGTTGATCACGCCGTCAACGGTCTTGGTGACCACCTGCGGACGGCCGACGGTCAGCTCGTAGCCTTCGCGGCGCATCTGCTCGGCGAGCACAGCCAAGGCGAGTTCGCCACGGCCCTGGACCTCCCAGGCGTCCGGACGCTCGGTCGGCAGCACCTTGATGGACACGTTGCCGATGAGTTCACGGTCCAGGCGGTCCTTGATCATGCGGGCGGTGAGCTTGTGATCCTTGCCTTCCGTGCCGGCCAATGGCGAATCGTTGATGCCGAAGGTCATGGAGATGGCCGGATCGTCGACGTGGATGAGCGGCAGCGGACGCGGGTCGCTCGGGTCGACGATGGTCTCGCCGATCATGATGTCGTTCACGCCGGCCACTGCGACGATGTCACCGGGGCCTGCGGAATCGACGGGGGTGCGCTCCAGGCCCTGCGTGCGCAGCAGTTCGGAGACGCGGAAGTTCTCGATGGAGCCGTCCACACGGGACAGGCCGTAGGTCTTGCCCTTCTCCAGGGTGCCGTTGTAGATGCGGACCAGGCCGAGTCGTCCGAGGAAGTCGGAGGAGTCGATGTTGGCCACATGGGCCTGGAGCGGTGCACCTTCGTCGTATTCCGGGGCCGGAATGTTCTTGATGATGGCCTCGAACAGCGGCTCGAGATTGTCGTTATCCGGCAGACCGCCGTTCTCCGGCTGATTCTCGGATGCGTATCCGGCCTTGGCCGCGCAGTAGATTACCGGCAGGTCGAACAGGGAATCCTCGTCAAGATCGATGCCCTCCTCGATGACGTCCTGTGCCAGACCCAACAGCAGATCGGATGCCTCGCCGACGACCTCTTCGATACGGGCGTCCGGACGATCGGTCTTGTTCACGCACAGGATGACCGGCAGCTTGGCTTCAAGGGCCTTGCGCAGCACGAAACGGGTCTGCGGCAGCGGGCCTTCGGAAGCATCGACGAGCAGCACGACGCCGTCGACCATGGAGATGCCGCGTTCGACCTCGCCGCCGAAATCGGCGTGGCCGGGGGTGTCGATGATGTTGAGGGTGATGCCTTCCGGATGACCGTACTTGGCGGCCAGCGGACCGGTGTACTGCACGGCGGTGTTCTTGGCGAGGATGGTGATGCCCTTCTCGCGTTCCAGATCGTTGGAGTCCATCACGCGATCCGGGACTTCCTCACGCTCGTTGAACACATGGGACTGCGCCAGCATGCCGTTGACCAGGGTGGTCTTGCCATGATCGACGTGTGCCACAATCGCTACATTTCGAATATCGCCGCGAACCGCCATCGAAACCTCTCTTAGTATTGCCGTTCTCTTGCGTAACCGTTCGGTACGTGCATGGTTATCGGTACTTGAATTCCGTACTTACACACAAACGAAACCAATCCTAGCGAAGCAATGCGACAGATAAGCCGAGGGGCCCATCGGCGCAACGTGAACCGCACCCCGATTATTGGACTGAAGAAATTCGGATTCGATGATTGGAGGTGTGGTTCTTTCGTATGCGTGAGGATCGGAGGAAGCACTATGACGACGGGTTCCGGCGCGAGGCGCTGAGGCTCATTGAGGCCGGCGTGGGCAAACGCTCCCTCGCCCGTCGGTTTGCGATGCCCGTGCAGACTGCGGAAAAATGGATCATGCTGTACAGATCCAACGGCGGGGAGGCGGTCATGGGAACCACCGGCAACAGGCGTTATGACTGGGAGACGAAGGTCGCGGCGGCGCGGGACCACGTCGAGAACGGCTTGAGCGTGGCCGAGGTCATGGCCAGGTACGGGATAGCGAGCATCGCCCCGCTGCAGCGTTGGTGCCGCGAATACCGTGCCGGTGGCGCGGAGGCGTTGAGGCCGAAGCCCAAGGGCAGGCCTAAAGGCGCGAAATCCAAGCCAAGGCCGAAACCCACGCGGGAGCAGGAGCTGACCGAGGAGGTCGCCTACCTGAAGGCGAAGGTCGCGTACCTGGAAAAACTCCGGGCCCTGCGGGCGCAGAAGTCACGAAGCGCGAGCGAAGCGCCGTCGTCCGACTGCTCGCAGGGCAGGGGCACCGGCTCGACCACCTGCTGAAGATCAGCGGGTTGGCGAGATCCACGTATTTCCACCATCTGTCGCATCCGGCGCATGAGACGCGCCCCGACCTCGATCCCATGGTCGCAGAGATCTGGGAAAGGACGGCCAACGGGTGCGGCCACCGGCAGATCCATATGTGCCTGGTCCACGAGTTCGGACAGAAGGTGTCGGCCAAGAGCGTCCTGAGGGTCATGCGCCGCATGGGACTCAGATGCCCGATCCGCGCCAGGAATCCATGGAGAGGCTACAGCTCGTACAGGGGCGACGCTGGCGGAGGGGTGCCGAACCTGCTCAAACGCGACTTCACCGCCGGCAAGCCGTTCGAAAAACTCGGCACCGACGTCACCGAATTCAAGGTCGCGGGCGGCAAGGCCTACCTCGCGCCCGTGTACGACATGGCCAGCAAGGAAATCGTCGCCTGGGACGTGAGCCGGCACCCCGGCATGGGGCAGCAGCGGCGTCTGCTCGCCATGCTCGAAGCCAGGCTGCCCGGGGGCGCGAACCCGATCCTGCACTCGGACATGGGATGGCAGTACCAGCACCCGTGGTGGCGCGGGGAGCTCGAACGGCTGGGCATCCGCCAGTCCATGAGCCGCAAGGGCAACTGCCTGGACAACGCCGCCACCGAACAGGTCTTCGGACACCTCAAGGACGAGTTCTACCGGGGGCGCGAATTCGACTCGTACGAGCAATTCAAACGAGAACTTGACGCGTACGTCATCCACTGGAACACCAGACGACGCCAGATACGACTCGAGGGACACACCCCGGAGGAATTCCGAAGCGTGTCCCTCGCAGCCTAGACCTGTATCCTATTTAACAACGTCCAACAATCGGGGCGCAGTTCAAACGCCGAGGGCCCCTGACTCGATAGAGCGGAAAATCAGTCTTCCAGTTCCTTGCCGGTGCGCTCGGGCAGGCACAGGGCCGCCACGCAGGCCAGGATGAACGCCACGGCGAACACGATGAACGCCACGGCCTTGTTGCCGCCGGACAGCGTCAGGAACCATGGCACGAGCAACGGGGCGATGATGGCGGCCACTCGACCGCAGGCGGCCGCGGCTCCGGCGGCGGCACCGCGCAGGCGGGTCGGATAGATC encodes:
- a CDS encoding IS3 family transposase, which gives rise to MREDRRKHYDDGFRREALRLIEAGVGKRSLARRFAMPVQTAEKWIMLYRSNGGEAVMGTTGNRRYDWETKVAAARDHVENGLSVAEVMARYGIASIAPLQRWCREYRAGGAEALRPKPKGRPKGAKSKPRPKPTREQELTEEVAYLKAKVAYLEKLRALRAQKSRSASEAPSSDCSQGRGTGSTTC
- a CDS encoding alcohol dehydrogenase, which codes for MTQDNDRRLLPWSYRQPMPVRLLIDVLSGAAIGAVGTMAHRMGASMNIPYGLALAFLIVILSTWCARSRDGVVGLALHLISSSLVVWTVMAGYGPGGDALIPVGFGSDANMPFFSDHAGYFWLYGIVLIPCIMLLLPKRWFVVQPRTDTDAQPME
- a CDS encoding IS3 family transposase, producing MLAGQGHRLDHLLKISGLARSTYFHHLSHPAHETRPDLDPMVAEIWERTANGCGHRQIHMCLVHEFGQKVSAKSVLRVMRRMGLRCPIRARNPWRGYSSYRGDAGGGVPNLLKRDFTAGKPFEKLGTDVTEFKVAGGKAYLAPVYDMASKEIVAWDVSRHPGMGQQRRLLAMLEARLPGGANPILHSDMGWQYQHPWWRGELERLGIRQSMSRKGNCLDNAATEQVFGHLKDEFYRGREFDSYEQFKRELDAYVIHWNTRRRQIRLEGHTPEEFRSVSLAA
- a CDS encoding prephenate dehydratase: MNARKLFYLGPQGTFTHQAAVSAAGLLRPVVPEGFDLIACDDVPQIMQAAQNGEGWGVIAWENNVEGYVVPNLDALIDAQDLVGFARVGVNVEFDAYTLPDTGLEDAYVATAHSHGLAQCRKFIAEHHLDAVTASSNAAACRDLKPGEVAFGPSICGDLYDIKRVGSAVQDYQGARTEFLVLARREEVADLLEQPKTQDDVDYESVLTLIPLVTGPGVLADLLDVFRDAGLNMTSFISRPIKGHDGTYSFIATFDAAPWERRFRDALVEIAEHGDWAKTLAVYPRRERPSPPVASWMLPQGGVRLDDRHLPEDWQNDGMVRRELMW
- the typA gene encoding translational GTPase TypA, which gives rise to MAVRGDIRNVAIVAHVDHGKTTLVNGMLAQSHVFNEREEVPDRVMDSNDLEREKGITILAKNTAVQYTGPLAAKYGHPEGITLNIIDTPGHADFGGEVERGISMVDGVVLLVDASEGPLPQTRFVLRKALEAKLPVILCVNKTDRPDARIEEVVGEASDLLLGLAQDVIEEGIDLDEDSLFDLPVIYCAAKAGYASENQPENGGLPDNDNLEPLFEAIIKNIPAPEYDEGAPLQAHVANIDSSDFLGRLGLVRIYNGTLEKGKTYGLSRVDGSIENFRVSELLRTQGLERTPVDSAGPGDIVAVAGVNDIMIGETIVDPSDPRPLPLIHVDDPAISMTFGINDSPLAGTEGKDHKLTARMIKDRLDRELIGNVSIKVLPTERPDAWEVQGRGELALAVLAEQMRREGYELTVGRPQVVTKTVDGVINEPMENTTIDVPEEYMGTVTQLMADRKGRMDNMTNHGTGWVRLQFTVPSRGLIGFRTALLSATRGTGIAASISAGYAPWAGQIVTRQNGSMVCDRKGVATPYAMQRLQARGNFFVEPQSPVYEGQVVGVNNKPDELDVNITLAKHMTNMRSATADVLETLTPPIKMSLEESLDFANEDECVEVTPESIRIRKIILSREDWYKWRAKQRRQNNQQGK